Genomic window (Tardiphaga sp. vice304):
CGAAGCGCGACAGCTCGAGTCCAGCGGCGCGGGCAAGAAATACATGGACGGAATTCGGCAGCTTGCCAACAAGGCCGCCGAAGAGGAATCCTCGTTGATGGGCGCGCGTTCCGCGGCAGCCGCTGCAGCAACTTCGTCATCCTATACGATGATCATCGTGGGCGGCGTTTGCATGCTCGCTATCGCGATTATCGGTCTGCTCGTCCTGAACAGCGGCGTTGCCCGCCCGATCATCCGCATGACCGGCGCGATGGCGAAGCTTGCCGATAACGACCTGACGGTCGACGTCGTCGGATCGGAACGCCGGGACGAAATCGGCGCGATGGCGAAGGCTGTTCAGGTTTTCAAGGACAACGCAGTTCGCGTCGTCGCTCTGGAAGCCGACCAGAAAAAAACCGAGCTGGCCGCCGCGGCCCAACGCAAGGCCGAAATGCACAAGCTTGCGGAAGACTTCGAAGGCGCCGTCGGCCAGATTGTGCATACCGTGTCCGCCGCGTCCAGCCAGCTCGAGAGCTCGGCGAGCAAACTATCGACCACTGCCGAACGTTCGCAGCAGCAGACCTCGGCCGTCGCGGCCGCATCGGATGAAGCGTCCGCAAACGTTCAGTCGGTCGCCTCGGCCACCGAGGAAATGGCCTCCTCGGTCAATGAAATCAGCCGCTAGGTCCAGGAGTCGGCACGCATTGCCAACAATGCCGTCGAGCAGGCTCGCAAGACCAACAACCGCGTCAGCGAGCTTGCAAAGGCCGCGACGCGCATCGGCGATGTCGTCGAATTGATCAACACGATCGCCGGCCAGACAAACCTTCTGGCGCTGAACGCGACCATCGAGGCGGCGCGTGCCGGCGAGGCCGGGCGAGGCTTCGCTGTGGTGGCGTCGGAGGTCAAGGCGCTGGCCGAGCAGACCGCCAAGGCTACCGGTGAGATCAGCCAGCAGATCAACGGGATTCAGGGCGCGACCCAGGAGTCGGTCGACGCGATTCAGGAAATCGGCGCGACCATCGGCCGGATGTCCGAGATCGCCTCGACCATCGCTTCGGCTGTCGAAGAGCAAGGCGCGGCAACCCAGGAAATCTCCCGCAATGTCCAGCAGGCGGCGCAGGGCACACATATGGTGTCGTCGAACATCGGCGATATTCAGCGTGGCGCCGGCGATACCGGCTCGGCGTCGGCGCAGGTGTTGTCGGCCGCGCAGTCGCTTTCCGGCGAAAGCGGCAGGCTGCGCACCGAAGTCGCTAAGTTCCTTAGCACGGTACGGGCGGCTTGAGCCTGCCTATCGAGGCTGCCGGAAGTTGCCCCTAGGACCTGCGGCGTTGGCGTGACGCTAGCCGAGGCAGGAAAACATCCCGACGATCCGGTCCGGTGACAGGTCTCCCTGCCATCGGACAACCCGGTCGCCCGCCGGTTCGAGCGCGCCGAGTGGAAAACCTGAGTGGACAGGTCCGCGTCGCGGAAGCTCCTGCCGTTCAATCTTGGAGCATCAGGCGTCAGTTCTGAAATCATCCTGGTGCTTCTCGATATCATTATTGCGACCTGCCCACGCGCGATGTGGGCTGAGAGAAGCAAACCGACTCCAGGCGCCATCTCTCGCAAGTAGATGCGCAATCCAGCATCGCTCGTCGGCTGCCGGCACGCCGCATGCCGACCTGCCGATCGCCATAAAGCGGCTGTCAGCCGCGACCGAGCGTCACACGGGTCTTTACCAATCCGCGCGCATCGCGCTGCTGCTCGCGTTCAGGTGCAGCTTCACCCGATTGGATCGATCATTGCGGTCGATAGAGGGAGAAGCGGCTTCACTGATACGAAGTCTTTGGCTCCTGCGGGTCGGCGCCTCTCGCGGGCCCGAGCGCCAAGCGTGAAGCTCGTTCATCGGTTTTCTCAATGGGCAACAGCGGAAAAGCTCGTTTCCAAATCTGATCCTCCGAGTCGATAACAACTCAGGTTCAGAGGAGGAGCAATGATGAAGAGCAGTCTGCGACCCATGGAAGTTCAATCCCGGATCATGAGAGCAGAACTTCGCCAGTTTGAAATGCCGGTGCGCGGCGGACAATCCAAGTCGATTGTCGTGGAAGTCTATCGCCGTTCCAGACTGCCGGCTGTGCGCGACGCGCAGGAGCCGATGGATATTCCGAATGAACTAGAAAGATCGTCCGACGATAGTCGGCAAACTACAGGTGCAGCCGTCCCCGCGTGCCGCGCAAGCAACCCGCACGCGGCGGGGCTTCAACCGAGCCTCTTGCATCCGGTTATGCGTCATCCCGTCACGGACGGCGCACGAGAGCACCAGTAAGAGCCGTCGGTCTGCAAGTCGCAGGCGACAAACCGCTTCAAGGAACGCGCCAGGAAATCCGGACCAGACCAGCATCATGAGTTCGCCTACTACTGTAAAACGAATCGTCATGATAGTCTTGCTTGGCTCGCTGTCGTTGGGCGCCGCGACCTCTGTCGAGGCGGGCCCTGCCGCCGGTGAATCCAATGACATCGTCATCCCACTCGAAGATCGCGAGATCCGGTCGGCGGGGATCGGTGCGGTGCCTGTCGTGCCGGAGCGCGGCGAGACCGAATTGTCGCTGCCCGGTACGGTGGCAATTCCACCCTCCCAACTCCGGGTCGTCGCTGCGCCCGCAAACGGCCTCGTCGAAGCGGTACTTGTCGCCACCGACGAAATCGTAACGGCCGGCCAGCCAATCGCGCGCCTGCGCTCGCCCGACCTCGTCGAGGCGCAGCGGCAGTACCTCGCTGCCATCGCCGACGAGGCGCTATCCGCGGATCGCCTCCGTCGCATCCGCTTTCTTTTTGAAAGCAGGGCGGCGCCGGAGCGCGAACTACGTGTCGTCGAGACGGAAGCGATCAATGCCAAGTCGCGTCTCGACGAGCGAGCACAGATCCTGAGCCTGATGGAAATGTCGGAGGCCGACATTGAGACGCTGCGCAACTCGCGGCGGATACAGAGCTCCGTTACGGTCCACGCGCCAATCTCCGGCACTGTGGTGCGGCGCGACGCCAGCCCCGGCCAGCGTGTAGAGGCTGCAGCGCCCGTAATATCTCTTGCGGCGCTCGACCCCTTGTGGATCAACATCCAGGTGCCGGCGGCCCGCTTGCCGGCGCTCTCCGCCGGGCAGGCTGTCGTGATGCCGGCTTATGGCGTGCAGGGCCGCATCGTCCGGGTCGGACATACTGTTGACGCTTCGACGCAATCAGCCGTCGCGGTCGCCGAAATCGGCTCTGCCAATGGCGCGATCCGACCTGGGCTTGCCGTTCTCGTCACGATCCGCATCGGCCAGAACGGCGAGGCGCAATGGTCGGTACCGGCAACATCGGTCGTACGTCACCGCGACCGGGCCTGGGTATTCGTGAAAGCCCCGCAAGGATTCTTGGCGCGCCCCGTACAGGTGATTTCGGAAACCGCGCACAGCGCTTCGGTTCGCGGTGCTTTCGCTACCGGCGATGAGGTGGCCGATCGCGGGATCATCGCGCTGCTCGCCGAACTCGCGGCTGCAGACAAGGATTAAGCAATGATGTCCGGTCTGGTTCAAATCGCGCTGCAGCAGCGTCTCATCGTGTTCATCGGGGCAATCGCATTGGCCGTCTGGGGAACGGTTGCCTATCAGAAGCTTTCAATCGACGCCTTTCCCGATGTCGCACCGATCCAAGTATTGGTTTCGATGCAGGCGCCCGGCCTCACACCCGAGGAACTTGAGAGCCGGGTCACTACGCCAATCGAGTTGGCTGCGCGCGGCATTCCGAACCTTGTGCGCATGCGATCCACGACACGCTACGCGGTCGCGCTGCTGACTTTCGAGTTTGCCGACGGAACCGATATTTTCTGGGCTCGCGCGCAGGTCAATGAGCGCCTGCAGGAAGTGCGCGACCAGCTTCCCGCCGGTAGCGACGGTGGCCTCGCCCCGATCGTGACCCCCCTTGCTGAAATGGTGATGTTCACGATCGAGGCGGCGACCATGTCGGCGCAGGAAAAGCGGTCGCTGCTCGACTGGACGATCCGGCCGGCGCTGCGGAGCCTTCCGGGCGTTGCCGACGTCAATGTGTTGGGCGGCCATGTGCGCACCTTCGAAGTAATCCCTGCGGCCTCTGCAATGGCCGCGCGCGGCATTACCACGCAGATGCTGGAGAAAGCTGTCGAGGTCAACAACCGCAATGACGGTGCCGGCCGCATCCGCAGCGGCGAAGAAGCGTTGCTGGTCCGGTCGGAAGGTCGTATCCAGACCTTGGACGATATCCGCAACACCGTGGTGGCGACGCGCAACGGCGTGACCGTGCGCGTCAGCGACATTGCCGACGTAAGGTTCGGCTCACTTGCCCGCAACGGTGTCGTGACGGCAGACGCGGCTGGTGAGGCCGTGTGGGGCATGGTGCTCGGCCTGCGTGGAGCCAATGCGCGCACCGTAGTGGACGGCGTGAAGGCGCGTTTCGCTTCTCTTGAGCCGCAGCTACCCGAGGGCGCCCGCATCGTGATTTTCTACGATCGCAGCGAACTGATCGGCAAGGCGGTCTGGACCGTGCAGAAAGTGCTGCTTGAGGCCATCTTGTTCGTCGTCGTCCTGCTGCTGCTTTTCCTCGGAAATCTGCGCTCGGCGCTTGTGGTTTCGCTGATCCTGCCGCTGGCGGTGCTGACGACTTTCGGCGTGATGCGCATGCTGGGGTGGTCGGCAAACATCATGTCGCTCGGCGGTCTTGCCATCGCCATAGGCTTGCTGGTCGATTGCGCCGTCGTGGTCGTGGAAAATGTGGAGCACCGCCTTTCCACTGTCGAGAAGCCCACTCTTGCCGCGCGTCTGCGCCTCGCCCTTGAGGCCACGCGTGAAGTTGCCGTGCCACTCGTATCGGGCGTCGCCATCATCATTCTGGTGTTCATGCCGCTACTCGCCTTGCAGGGTCTGGAAGGTCGGCTGTTCAGTCCGGTCGCGCTCACCATCGTGGTCGCGTTGATCGCTGCGCTGCTGCTCTCGCTGACCGTGGTGCCCGCGCTCTCCGCCCATCTGCTGCGCGCCGGCGCGCATGCCGAGCCGTGGCTGGTGCGCAAGTTGCACGCCGGCTACGATCCGCTGCTCGCCTATGTGATGCGGCGGCCCATTGGCGTTGTCGTGGCAGTCGCGATCGGCATCGCAGCGGCTGTCGTCGTCTTTCCGCGCATAGGCAGCACCTTCATGCCCGTCATGGATGAGGGCACGCCTGTCATTACCATCCGCAAGTTTCCAACCATCTCGGTCGACGAAGCGGCGCAGACAGATCTACGCATTCAGCAAGCCCTCAAGGCGGAGATTCCCGAAATTCGGCGGGTCATCGCCCGCGCCGGCGCCGACGAACTCGGCATCGATCCAGTCGGCCTCAACGAGACCGACATGTTCATGACACTGGCGCCGCGCCGCGAGTGGCGTGGCGACGACATGCGCTGGTTTCTCGGCGAATTGCGGCGCGTGCTCGACAGTGTTCCGGGCATAAGCTACGCGCTGACCCAGCCGATCGACATGCGGGTTCAGGAAATGATCATCGGCGCGCGCGGCGACGTCGTTGTCAAAGTGTTCGGCGACGACATCGCTACCTTGAACCGGGTGGGCCGCGACGTCGCCGCGGCGATCCGCTCCGTCCCGGGCGCGATTGATGTGTTCGCACTTCGCAACGCCGGAATGCGCTACTTCACGGTCGCGGTCGATCGCGCTCAGGCGGGCCGCTTCGGATTGAACGCCGCGGAGGTCCAGGAGGCGCTCAGGGTCTGGGTTGACGGGCGCCGCCTTGGTATCGTGCTGGAGGGTCAGGTGCGCACGCCACTGGTGGTCCGCGGCGAGGAGCGTCTCCGCGTGTCGGCCGCCGACCTTGCGAGGGTGCCGGTCGTGCTTCCTGGCGGGGGCACGGTCGAACTGGCCCAGGTCGCGAACATCAAGGTCGAGGACGGACCCATTCAGGTGATCCGGGAGGACGGTCAGCGGTTCGCGACCGTACTGGCCAACGTGCGCGGGCGCGACCTCGTCGGCTTCGTCAACGACGCCAAGGCGGCCGCGGCGCGCATCGAGCTGCCCAAAGGATATTCGCTGGTCTGGGGCGGCCAGTTCGAAAACCAGCAGCGGGCGGCGGCGCGACTGACGATCGTGGTGCCGATTGCACTAGGCGCCATCTTCCTGTTGCTGTATTTGACGTTCGGGTCGTTAAGACAGGCTGCGCTGGTTTTCTGTAACGTTCCGTTTGCGACGATCGGCGGCGTTGTCGCGCTGTGGGCGTCAGGCGAATTTCTTTCGGTACCTGCCTCCGTCGGCTTTATCGCTCTCATGGGCATTGCCGTTCTCAACGGCGTGGTGCTGGTATCCTACATCAACGAGGTCTGCGCCCGCGGTACACTGCCGTTCCGCGAGGCCGTGATGGAGGGAGCGCGACGCAGACTGCGACCCGTCACCCTGACGGCGTCGATCGCGGCGCTCGGCCTCACGCCGTTCCTATTCGCCGATGGGCCGGGCTCGGAAATCCAGCGCCCGCTTGCGATCGTCGTGATCGGCGGATTGATCACCGCAACGGCGTTGACGCTGCTGCTGCTGCCCATCCTTTACGACCGCTTTGCGTTGCCTCGGGCTGAACGCCGAAAGCTGGCCGAACAGGAACCAGACCTCGAACAGGTCGGAGAGGCGTCGGACACCCCGCATCGGCCTGCGCAGATCATCACGCAGGACGTGTCGGCGCATCGGGCCGCTTTCCCCAGGCCTGCGGCTGCTGACGATCGGGCGACGGCCGAGGGCTGACTACGCCCTGGCAGCCAGCGTCATCCTGGAGCGCCTATGGCCTCGCCGTAAGGAATACGGTAAATACTCATCCAGGGGTGGAAGCAGAGACGATGCGAAGGTGCCGTCCCGACCGGTTCACAACGTGAATGAAGCGGGATTGGTTTGATGCATTCAGCCTCACCCTCAAGTAAACCCGGGCGGCAGCTTTGAGCACACCATTGCCGCCGTTCGACTTTGATCTGCTCCGCACGTTCATCGCGGTGGTGGACAATGCCAGCTTCACCCGCGCTGCTGAGCGCGTTGGCCGCACGCAATCCACCGTCAGCCTGCAGATCAGAAAGCTTGAACAGAACCTTGGACGTCAGGTGTTCGAACGCGACGGCCGCGACTTCCTGCTGACGCCAGATGGTGAGATCCTGCTGAATTATGCGCGGCAGTTGCTCCATCTTGCCGACGAAGCAACTTCACGCATCCTCCAGCCTGACGTCGAAGGCGATGTTCGTCTTGGGACACCCGAAGATTTCGCGACCGTCTACCTTCCGGACATATTGGCGCGATTTGCACGAACCCATCCGCGCGTCGCCTTGGAGGTCAATTGCAATTTCAGCTTCAATCTGCTCGAGGGCTTTTCCAAGGGGGAGTACGATCTCGTTTTGGTAAAACGCGAGCCCCAGGGGCCGTCAGGCGGAATTTCCGTCTGGCGCGACACCTTGGTCTGGGTGAGTGGACCCAAGCTGGTGCTGGACGCCACCCGTCCCCTTCCCCTGGTGCTGGCGCCCGCGCCCGATGTCTATCGCAAGCGGGCTCTGGCGGCCCTTCAAGCTGCCAAACGGGAATGGCGGATCGTATATACCAGCCCGAGCAGCGAGGGCCTTCAGGCTGCTGTCCGCGCCGGCCTGGGAGTGACGGTGCTGTCGAAGGATATGGCGCCGGAAGGCCTGATCATGTTGGGCGCAGAACATAACCTTCCAACAATGCTCGATGCCGAAATCGCATTGTATCGGGCGCCTGGGACCTTATCCCGCGCTGCTGAGCTCCTTGCAGACCATATTACCCATTCACTGGAAATTGCGGCCGGACGCGGCAACGCCACCTAGCCTGGCATAGAAGGCCTGGATTGCATCACAGGGAATGCTTCAGAAGCAGCCGATAAAGCAGTTTCGCGATGTTGCCTAAAACATAATCATATGCCTATTCTTTCGGTAGGATTGTTGCCCGCGCAAGCTGCGAAGTGCCACTGATCTTTCCTGATATCCGCCGATAAGCGGCTATCGCCTCTCTTCGCCCGACGCTCCCGGGACGCGCGGCCTTCGATGTGGAGGCGGGACGGGAGGGCTTGCATGTGCAGATCTCTCATTCGCGGTCCTCGACCGTGTTGATACAGCCACTTTTCCGCAGCGCTCATAACTGGCACGCTGCGTGCTAGCTATGGCCGACACACCACCACAGGGGATCTCCGAGATGTTTCGCAAGCTGGCATTCACCGCGTTCGCGGGCGCGCTCCTCGCCGCCTCCACCCTCTCGGCCAGCGCCGAAACCGATCTCAAATTCGCCCTCGACTGGAAATTCGAAGGTCCTTCCGCGCCGTATTTCGTCGCCATCGACAAGGGCTACTACAAGGCCGAAGACCTCAACGTCACCGTCGATTCCGGCCCGGGCTCGGTCGCCGGCATCGCGCGCGTCGCGGCGGGCACCTATCCGATCGGTTTCTTCGACATCAATTCGCTGGCGCGCTTCCGCGACCAGAACCCGGACAAGGACATCAAGGGCGTGCTGATGGTCTATGACCGTCCGCCGTTCTCGATCGTCAGCCTCGCGAAGTCGGGCATCAACGCGCCGAAGGACCTCGAAGGCAAGATCCTGGGTGCGCCGGCGCCGGATGGCGCGTTCGCGCAGTGGAAAGCCTTCGTCAAGGAAAACAAGATCGACGACAGCAAGGTCAAGATCGAGAATGTCGGCTTCCCGGTGCGCGAGCCGATGCTCGCCGACGGCAAGGTCGACGCCATCACCGGCTTCTCGTTCTCGTCCTACTTCAACCTGATGTCCAAGGGCATCGCCGAGAAGGACATCAAGGTGATGCTGATGTCGGACTACGGCATCGTATTGTACGGCAACGCCATCATGGTGAACCCGGAATTCGCCAAGGCCAATCCGAAGGTGGTCGAAGGCTTCGTGCGCGCCACCGTCAAGGGCATCGTTGACACCATCAAGGATCCGGACAGCGCGATCAAATCGGTGATGAAGCGCAACGAGACCGCCGACGAGAAGATCGAACTGGCGCGGCTCAAAATGTCGCTGAAGGACAATATCGCCACCCCCTGGGCGAAGGCCAATGGCGTCGGCGGCATTGACGACAAGCGCATGGATCAGGCCATCGAGCAGATCGCCGTGACCTATGAGTTCAAGAGCGCGAAGCCCAAGGGCTCCGACCTGTTCACCTCGCAATACCTTCCTCCTGCCGCCGACCGGAAGTTCTGATCGGCGCGGGGAGGGGGATCACCGCGCATGGTCGCATTCGTAGACATTGATGGCGTCACGCTGAAATACCGTGGCGCCACCGGGGACATCGTCGCCCTTCAGGATGCCACGCTGAAAATCGAGCGTGGCGAATTCGCCGCCGTGGTCGGGCCGTCCGGCTGCGGCAAGTCCTCGTTGATGCGGCTGGTCACCGGGTTGCACAAGCCGACCGCCGGCACCATCGCGATCGACGGCAAGGAAGTCACCGGCCCCGTCAAGATGGCTGGCATGGCGTTCCAGAACGCCAACATGCTGCCGTGGCGCAAGGTGATCGACAACGTGCTGTTGCCGCTGGAGATCGTCGAGCCCTACCGCTCGCAGTTCCGCGGCAACAGAAAAGAATTCCGCGCGATGGCGGAGAAGTTGCTGGCCACCGTCGGCCTCGCCGGCTTCGGCGACCGTTTTCCGTGGGAATTGTCGGGCGGCATGCAGCAGCGAGTCTCGCTGTGCCGCTCGCTGATTCACGAACCCGCGCTCCTGATGCTCGACGAACCCTTCGCCGCACTCGATGCCTTCACCCGCGAGGAGCTGTGGTGCGTACTGCGCGACCTGTGGCAGCGGCTCGGCTTCACCGTGATCCTGGTGACGCACGACCTTCGCGAGGCGGCGTTCCTCGCCGACAACATCTATGTCATGAGCGCGCGCCCCGGCCAGATCGTGCAGGTCAAGTCGGTCGATATTCCGCGTCCGCGCGATCTCAAGGTCACCTACGATAAGGACTTCGGCGACATCGTCTACGAATTGCGCATGAAGATCGCGGAGGTTCGGCAGGCATGAATTCCCGCATTCTCGAAAGGGCCTCGCCCTGGGTCTTCACCGTCATCATCTTCCTGATCTGGGAAGTGTCGTGCATCATCTTCAACATCAACTCTTCAGTGCTGCAGCCGCCGTCGGCGGCGTTCGCCGCGATGTTCAAATACTGGAAAGTGTTCGCCTATAATTCATGGGTTACTTTGTGGGTGACGATGGTCGGCTTCGCGCTGGCGGTCGGCTTCGGCGTCATGCTGGGTCTGCTGGTCGGCTGGTCGCGCACGATCTATCGCGGCATGTATCCGGTGATGGTCGGCTTCAACACGATCCCGAAGGTCGCGATCGTGCCGCTCCTGATCCTGTGGTTCGGCATCGGCGAATTGCCGGCGATCATCACCGCGTTCCTGATCTCGTTCTTCCCGATCGTGGTCAACATCGCCACGGGGCTGGCCACCACCGAACCGGAACTCGAGGACGTGCTGCGCGCGCTCGGCGCCGGCAAGCTCGACATCATGCTCAAGGTCGGCATTCCCCGCGCGCTGCCGTATTTCTTCGGCTCGCTCAAGGTGGCGATCACGCTGGCCTTCGTCGGCACCGTGGTGTCGGAGACGCTGGGCGCCAATGCCGGCCTCGGCTATCTGATCGCGCTGGAAGGCGCCTCGTTCCGCATGGCCAATGTCTACGCAGCATTGCTGCTGCTCGCCTTCGAAGGCGTACTGATGTACGCGGTATTTGCCTGGGTCGAGCAGCGTTTCACCAAGTGGGCCTTTCGATCGCAGATGAACGCGGGCTGATGCGATGACACCTGTCACGGACTCGGAGCGGTATCCGTGATGCCTTTCCGTCTCCGGCAGGGCTCGTCAATGTCGGCCGGACCAGCGTAGCTTGCCGCAGACCCAGCCGTCATCCTGAGGCGCAGTCGCGCAAGCGACGGCCTCGTTCGAGGCTCGCCAAGGGGGCGCACCTCAGGATGACGCCAGCAGAGGTGCCATGGAACTTCGGGAACTCTAGGGAACCTTCTGATATCGCTGGCGTTATGATGCGATGAACAAGCATGCCCCGGGCGAATCGGCCGCTCACGACTCCACCACGTCCTCCATCGTCGAAGTCGTCGCCGAGACCGGCAAGCAAATCGAGCCGCCGCCGCCGGAGCTCGTCGAGCCCGATCCGGATCTGACGCCCGAAGAAGCCGAGCAGGCGCGGCGCGACTACCTGCTGACGCGGTTCTGGATCAGCGCCCGCGGCTTCTGGAGTAAGTCCGGCGACAGACTCGCCTGGGCGTTCTCGATCGGGCTGTTGCTGCTGATCATCACCAATGTCGGCTTCCAATACGGCATCAACGTCTGGAATCGCGCGATCTTCGATGCCATCGAGAAGCGCGATGCCGCCTCGGTCTGGCATCTCACGGGCGTGTTCTTTCCGCTGGCGATCGGCAGCGTGATGCTCGGCGTGGCGCAGGTGTACGCCCGGATGGGCATCCAGCGCCGCTGGCGGGCCTGGTTGACCAATTCAGTCGTGTCGCGCTGGCTCACCCAAGGACGCTACTACCAGCTCAATCTGGTCGGCGGCGACCACCAGAACCCGGAATACCGCATCGCCGAGGATTTGCGCATCGCCACCGACTCGCCGGTCGATTTCGCCGCCGGCGTGATCTCCGCGTTCCTGTCGGCGACCACCTTCATCGTCGTGCTGTGGACCATCGGCGGCGCGCTGACGTTGTCGATCGGCGGCTCGGTCGTCACCATCCCAGGCTTCCTCGTGATCGCTGCCGTGCTGTATGCCGGCATTGCCTCCGGCTCGATCATGACCATCGGCCGCGCCTTCGTGCAGACCTCGGAAGACAAGAATCAGGCCGAGGCCGAGTACCGCTATGCGCTGACGCGCGTGCGTGAAAACGGCGAAAGCATCGCGCTGCTCGGCGGCGAGGAGGAAGAGCGCGCCGGCATCGACCGCACCTTCGGATCTGTGCTGAAGCAGTGGGCGCGGCTGGCGCACCAGCACATGCGGACGACGCTGGTGTCGCAGGGCTCCAGCCTGATTGCGCCGGTGGTGCCGCTTTTGTTGTGTGCCCCGAAATTTCTTGACGGCAGCATGTCGCTCGGCCAGGTGATGCAGGCGGCATCGGCCTTTACTATCGTGCAGGCGGCGTTCGGCTGGCTGGTCGACAACTATCCGCGGCTGGCCGACTGGAATGCCTGTGCGCGGCGGATTTCCTCGCTGATGATGTCGCTCGACGGCCTGGAGCGCGCCGAGCGCGGCGACGGCATCGGCCGTATCACGCGCGGCGAGACCACCGGCGACACCATGCTCAGCCTGCACAATCTGTCGGTGACGCTCGACGACGGCACGGCCGTGGTCGGTGACGCCGAAGTCGCGATCGAGCCCGGCGAGCGGCTGCTAGTCGCTGGCGAGAGCGGCACCGGCAAGAGCACGCTGGTGCGCGCCATTGCCGGGCTGTGGCCATGGGGCGGCGGCAGTATCAATTTCCATCCCGACCGCCGGCTGTTCATGCTGCCGCAGAAACCCTACGTGCCGTCCGGCACGCTGCGCCGCGCAGCCGCCTATCCGGCCGCCGCGGAAGACTGGAGCGTCGAGGAAATCGGCGTGGCGCTCGACAAGGTCGGGCTCGGCCATCTCAAGGAGAAGATCGAGGAAGACGCGCCATGGGACCAGACATTGTCCGGCGGTGAAAAGCAGCGCCTCGCCTTCGCGCGGCTGTTCCTGCACAAGCCCGATATCATCGTGCTGGACGAGGCGACCTCGGCGCTCGACGCCAAGAGTCAGGACAGGATGATGGAGCTGCTGACGCAGGAGCTGCCCAGCGCCACCGTGGTCTCGGTGGCGCATCGCGCCGAGCTCGAAGTGTTTCACAGCCGCAAGATCGTGCTCGAACGCCGCAAGGGCGGCGCCAAGCTGGTCAGCGACATCGACCTGATCCCCCGCAAGGGCAAGCGCAAGCTGCTTGGACGGTTCTTGCGAGGACGAAAAACGGCGAAATAACGCTGTGGCCGGAGCACTCGATGCGTCGGAATTGCGACTCAAGACCCTGATGCAACTTATTTTTCCGTCGGCGGCACCAACGTCGAATTGGCTCGTTGAGGGGTACCTGCAACGAGGCCCTGCCATGATGGTTGATGAGAGTTCGCGTATCGCGGACAAGTTCCGCGAGTTGATTGCTTCTGCTCCGTTTCCCTGTGTCGGCGCCAAATCGGCGCTCGCCAAGGGTCAGATGAACGTCATCGTCGCGCGTGACATGCGTTCCAACTGGGACGACCGCCGCATCTATGACGGCATTTCGGAGATCGTCGAAAAATACCGCGGCAATCGCGCGCTGTTCCAGAGTTTCGCAGTGATCTTCGAAGGCCCCGGCGATCTCAATGAGGAGTCCTTCGAGCACTTCCTGTGGAAGCGTGCCGAGTCGCTGTCGAACAAGGACGCATGGCTCGGTCAGGAATATGACCGCCGCGTCTCGAGCGATCCCGGCGATCCGCATTTCTCATTGAGCTTTGAAGGCGAGGCGTTCTTCATCGTTGGCATGCACCCACATGCCAGCCGGCTGGCGCGACGCTTCGAACGTCCGGTACTGGTGTTCAACCTGCACGACCAGTTCGAGCAATTGCGCGAGCTCGGCAAATACGAAAAACTGCGCGATACCATCCTGAGCCGCGACGTCGCGATCTCCGGCTCGATCAATCCGATGCTGGCGCAGCACGGCACCATTTCCGAAGCGCGGCAGTACAGCGGCCGGCCGGTCGATGAAAACTGGAAATGTCCGTTCCACCCGGTGGAGAGAACATGACGACCCTGACGATCGCGCCGCGATCAGGTACGGGCTTCACGCTCAACAAGGGCCAGCGCCTGACGGTGATCGATCCGCAGGGCGAGCAGGTCGCCGACCTCGTGGCATTCGATCTCGCCG
Coding sequences:
- a CDS encoding ABC transporter ATP-binding protein, yielding MVAFVDIDGVTLKYRGATGDIVALQDATLKIERGEFAAVVGPSGCGKSSLMRLVTGLHKPTAGTIAIDGKEVTGPVKMAGMAFQNANMLPWRKVIDNVLLPLEIVEPYRSQFRGNRKEFRAMAEKLLATVGLAGFGDRFPWELSGGMQQRVSLCRSLIHEPALLMLDEPFAALDAFTREELWCVLRDLWQRLGFTVILVTHDLREAAFLADNIYVMSARPGQIVQVKSVDIPRPRDLKVTYDKDFGDIVYELRMKIAEVRQA
- a CDS encoding ABC transporter permease; this translates as MNSRILERASPWVFTVIIFLIWEVSCIIFNINSSVLQPPSAAFAAMFKYWKVFAYNSWVTLWVTMVGFALAVGFGVMLGLLVGWSRTIYRGMYPVMVGFNTIPKVAIVPLLILWFGIGELPAIITAFLISFFPIVVNIATGLATTEPELEDVLRALGAGKLDIMLKVGIPRALPYFFGSLKVAITLAFVGTVVSETLGANAGLGYLIALEGASFRMANVYAALLLLAFEGVLMYAVFAWVEQRFTKWAFRSQMNAG
- a CDS encoding ABC transporter ATP-binding protein/permease; the protein is MNKHAPGESAAHDSTTSSIVEVVAETGKQIEPPPPELVEPDPDLTPEEAEQARRDYLLTRFWISARGFWSKSGDRLAWAFSIGLLLLIITNVGFQYGINVWNRAIFDAIEKRDAASVWHLTGVFFPLAIGSVMLGVAQVYARMGIQRRWRAWLTNSVVSRWLTQGRYYQLNLVGGDHQNPEYRIAEDLRIATDSPVDFAAGVISAFLSATTFIVVLWTIGGALTLSIGGSVVTIPGFLVIAAVLYAGIASGSIMTIGRAFVQTSEDKNQAEAEYRYALTRVRENGESIALLGGEEEERAGIDRTFGSVLKQWARLAHQHMRTTLVSQGSSLIAPVVPLLLCAPKFLDGSMSLGQVMQAASAFTIVQAAFGWLVDNYPRLADWNACARRISSLMMSLDGLERAERGDGIGRITRGETTGDTMLSLHNLSVTLDDGTAVVGDAEVAIEPGERLLVAGESGTGKSTLVRAIAGLWPWGGGSINFHPDRRLFMLPQKPYVPSGTLRRAAAYPAAAEDWSVEEIGVALDKVGLGHLKEKIEEDAPWDQTLSGGEKQRLAFARLFLHKPDIIVLDEATSALDAKSQDRMMELLTQELPSATVVSVAHRAELEVFHSRKIVLERRKGGAKLVSDIDLIPRKGKRKLLGRFLRGRKTAK
- the gntA gene encoding guanitoxin biosynthesis heme-dependent pre-guanitoxin N-hydroxylase GntA, encoding MMVDESSRIADKFRELIASAPFPCVGAKSALAKGQMNVIVARDMRSNWDDRRIYDGISEIVEKYRGNRALFQSFAVIFEGPGDLNEESFEHFLWKRAESLSNKDAWLGQEYDRRVSSDPGDPHFSLSFEGEAFFIVGMHPHASRLARRFERPVLVFNLHDQFEQLRELGKYEKLRDTILSRDVAISGSINPMLAQHGTISEARQYSGRPVDENWKCPFHPVERT